In Euwallacea fornicatus isolate EFF26 chromosome 31, ASM4011564v1, whole genome shotgun sequence, the following proteins share a genomic window:
- the LOC136348119 gene encoding protein lethal(2)essential for life-like isoform X2: MSVIPLSYRDWWDDEDWFSLRPSRLLDQQFGVGLKRDDLLNSFRTFPRSYLNRNYVRPWTSSNVLQRQESGSTIQQDKDKFQVILDVQQFSPAEITVKTSGNSIIVEGKHEEKQDEHGYISRHFVRRYVLPTEHDIEGVVSSLSSDGILTVTAPKKGETVKNTDRVVPIQQTGPAKSTVTSSSEPKVEHPTN; this comes from the exons ATGTCCGTAATACCTCTTTCGTACCGGGACTGGTGGGACGATGAAGACTGGTTCAGCCTTCGTCCATCTCGTCTTTTGGATCAACAATTTGGTGTTGGATTAAAACGCGATGATTTACTAAATTCGTTCAg AACATTCCCCAGAAGCTATTTGAACAGAAACTATGTAAGACCCTGGACTTCTTCCAACGTTCTTCAAAGGCAAGAATCTGGATCGACCATTCAGCAAGATAAGGACAAATTCCAG GTAATCTTAGATGTCCAGCAATTTTCCCCCGCTGAGATCACAGTGAAGACCAGTGGAAATAGCATTATCGTAGAAGGAAAACACGAAGAGAAACAAGACGAACATGGTTATATCTCTAGGCATTTTGTTAGGAGGTACGTGTTGCCTACCGAACACGATATCGAGGGAGTCGTTTCATCTCTATCTTCTGATGGAATTTTGACCGTTACTGCCCCCAAAAAGGGagaaactgttaaaaataCTGACAGGGTGGTTCCCATTCAACAAACAGGCCCTGCTAAGTCCACTGTGACCTCTTCGTCGGAGCCTAAGGTGGAGCATCCCACTAATTAG
- the LOC136348119 gene encoding protein lethal(2)essential for life-like isoform X1, with amino-acid sequence MSVIPLSYRDWWDDEDWFSLRPSRLLDQQFGVGLKRDDLLNSFRTFPRSYLNRNYVRPWTSSNVLQRQESGSTIQQDKDKFQKAEITEVQTNQGPRANTSIRRSKYNFEVILDVQQFSPAEITVKTSGNSIIVEGKHEEKQDEHGYISRHFVRRYVLPTEHDIEGVVSSLSSDGILTVTAPKKGETVKNTDRVVPIQQTGPAKSTVTSSSEPKVEHPTN; translated from the exons ATGTCCGTAATACCTCTTTCGTACCGGGACTGGTGGGACGATGAAGACTGGTTCAGCCTTCGTCCATCTCGTCTTTTGGATCAACAATTTGGTGTTGGATTAAAACGCGATGATTTACTAAATTCGTTCAg AACATTCCCCAGAAGCTATTTGAACAGAAACTATGTAAGACCCTGGACTTCTTCCAACGTTCTTCAAAGGCAAGAATCTGGATCGACCATTCAGCAAGATAAGGACAAATTCCAG AAAGCCGAAATTACAGAAGTACAAACTAACCAAGGACCTAGGGCCAACACAAGCATACGTCgatcaaaatataatttcgaG GTAATCTTAGATGTCCAGCAATTTTCCCCCGCTGAGATCACAGTGAAGACCAGTGGAAATAGCATTATCGTAGAAGGAAAACACGAAGAGAAACAAGACGAACATGGTTATATCTCTAGGCATTTTGTTAGGAGGTACGTGTTGCCTACCGAACACGATATCGAGGGAGTCGTTTCATCTCTATCTTCTGATGGAATTTTGACCGTTACTGCCCCCAAAAAGGGagaaactgttaaaaataCTGACAGGGTGGTTCCCATTCAACAAACAGGCCCTGCTAAGTCCACTGTGACCTCTTCGTCGGAGCCTAAGGTGGAGCATCCCACTAATTAG